gcttaaagggagcctgtcacaccCAAAATGCAAACTATTTAACTTGTGCATTTTATATTGGGTACATTTGGACCACCacccaaaaaataaagtaaaaatgaataatctTAGCAGAAGTGTACATTTTGGTGGCCAAGAGCTCAGTGCATCATTACACTCTCTCCAGGTTGCATTTCAAGCACTTTCTCTGATCTTCACAGTCCTTACTTGTCTAAAGCAAGCACGGCCTGACCTCAGTCTGCCTTCCTACCTATCCGAAGTGACATTGGAGGAGCCCATCTGATCCCTGGCTCCTGTCTGTGGCCACATCACACTACACCGCGTCGTGTAGCGAGCCTCATTGGAAAGATCAGTGTCCCCACACCTCACCCATGCTCCCCTGGGCTCCTCCAGTGTTGATGCACAGGAACATAGATGGTTTTCACTCTGCAAGTGAGCACTGTTGATCAAGATTGGGTAAAATTTGCACAAATTTTTTCTGCCATAAAAGCATTAGAAAGTATTCTACATGTGTTTTTTTCCACTTAGGGTTTGATTCCCTATTTAAATGAAGTAGATTTGCATTTTTGGGGTGACATACCCCTAGCTTAGAAATTCTGGTCCAATTCATCCATGTCTGAAATTAAACTGCATACTTTCTTTCTTCACAGATCTCAAGATGAATAATCTGTCATTTAGTGAGCTGTGCTGCCTCTTCTGCTGCCCTCCATGTCCAGGGAAGATTGCCTCTAAGCTCGCCTTTTTACCCCCCGATCCAACGTACACCCTCATATGTGATGAGAGCGGAAGTCGCTGGACTCTACATCTATCAGAGCGTGCAGACTGGCAATATTCTGCCAGGGAAAAGGATGCTATAGAGTGCTTCATGACTAGAACCAGTCGGGGGAACCGCATTGCCTGCATGTTTGTACGCTGCTCACCGAATGCCAAGTACACCCTGCTGTTTTCTCATGGAAATGCTGTAGATCTAGGTCAGATGAGCAGCTTTTACATAGGACTAGGTTCACGGATCAACTGTAACATATTTTCTTATGATTATTCTGGATATGGGTCAAGTTCTGGAAAACCAACAGAGAAAAATTTATATGCTGACATTGATGCTGCTTGGATTGCTCTTAGAACGAGGTGAGTGGCATGCACAGATGGGTTGTGAGCAGGCTGCTCGTGATACCATTACATTACTGATTGACTTCTCCACATCTCTGAATCTGTGATCTAGGCATGGACAAGTCCATGTGGTGTTTATGGTCAAACTGGTCAGTGTCAACGGGACCAAGTGGCATTAGTGGCTCCTATGACATTGGCTTTAATACCACCTTTTAGAATCTGTAAGGGTTGGACACCTCTAAGCCATAATATAACCATGAATGAAGGAAGGACCATATTAATCTTGATCTCAAAAGCTGGTTTGCAGGTTTCTCTTGTTCCTTCAACACCAATGAGTTTAGTGCAGAAGTGGTTAAAATTCAAATAAAGGCAATAATGCAAAGTGTGAGGAGCTGGCCACAAACTTTTTCAAGCACGGACCACTGGTACATCATCTTATTGTGtttattaacactagaagtcccagaaatttcgagctccaaaggtagttaaatgacccctctatgggacttctagtgttaaagattTTCTTGCTTGTcagtttaaggtacacaaatgtttccTGAAGTGTTCAGCCTCAGGAAtcagtttccattcagtgacagtaagcaaagGAAGACCATGCAGGCCGGATTTCATATATACATGAGGTTTACATTAGCGTTTCTGTCCTGCTCCTGTGGGGGCATGTGTCTTTGTTACTTTCTGCAGGGGGCATCTCTAATACACAATGCTGGAGACTGGGCTCTTGAACATTTGCTTTTAGCTCAAAGAATGTCTTAAGGGTGAGGGTGTGAAGACTTCTGCCCTCCAGGGGGTTGGTCCCAGGAGAGTGAGAACAATGAGATGCAGGTTTCCTGAGGCAGTGACCCTGAGGGACCGGATCTGTTGTTGAGGTCCTGGTGCAAAtggagctaaaggtaccgtcacactcagcaactttgcaaagagaacgacaacgatccgtgacgctgcagcgtcctggatagcgatctcgttgtgtttgacacgcagcagcgctctggatcccgctgtgccgtcgctggtcggagctagaagtccagaactttatttcgtcagcgtgtatcgtcatgtttgacatcaaaagcaacgatgccagcaacgagcatagggcccctagatgtgtgtcggatcggtacactccggctgtttgacatggagcgaacaactagcgaacgagaagtgagtcgccattacgtcactggatcgctcctgcatcgttctggagttgctgtgtttgacgtctctacagcgacgctccagcgatctagtttaggtcggcacgttgtctatatcgctgcagcgtctgagtgtgacggtacctttagagatgggTTGCCAGCTGGAGCTTGATACACGTGCTACAGTCATGATATCGAATGTCTGGATGTAAGGAACGAtcttgagtagtgatgagcaagtgtactcgttgctcgggttttcctgagcacgctcgggtgacctctgagtatttatgactgctcagagattaagttttcatcgcctcagcagcatgatttacagctactagacagcttggttacatgtggggattccctagcaaccaggcaacccccacatgtaatcaagctgtctagtagctttaaatcattcagctgaggtgataaactaaatctctgagcactaacaaatactcggaggacccccgagcgtgctcaggaaaacctgattgagtacactcgctcatcactaatcttgagGACTGTTGCCAGCTGGAGCAGGAGACCTCTGGTATTAAGCATGGACTCTGGCTATAGACTATACTGACGGGAGATACAAAAGCTGCAGGCCAGTCTAAAGTTGGGAGATGGTGGGTATCGCCTGGTATGGGGGCAGTGGAACGATCTGTTCCAGGATGGGATCTTGTAGACTGGGGACATTGCATTGCAATTGCACTGTACGATGGaatatgataaatacagaagtggtgacatgtttctatcacccactcctggttttggattagaaATATTGGACATTTGAATGTGGCCTTTCGGTGTTTGGTCCCTGCCGCAAAACCACTTGTAACCTTTGCATATAATGTGACCTTGTAACTTTCAGTTTGGCTGATTTCTGCTTGCAAAAAAAGCAGGAATAACTGGGCAAATGgtcaactacacacacacacacacacacacacacacacacacacacacacacacacacacacacacacacacacacacacacacacacacacacacacacacacacacacacacacacgtgtctgaGTACCTACTAGACGCTGCTTATGTGGTTTTTAAGCCAGTCCCATgcattgggcagctctacatgtggTGAATCGGAATCTCGGGTTGGACATAATTGGTGATCTCCAATCCACCGTTGTAACCCCATGGTTGCAGCAATGTCATTATTCTATATTACTCACATCAGCTATGCATATGAGATGGCTATAATGTGACTTCACGATCTGGAGTTGCCTACACATCCTGCTGTACTTGATGTGTCAGTAGTACATGCCCTAGCTTGGCTATTTGACATTAAAGTAACATTAGGTAGGTGAGACACTTCCAGCAGTGATGGCGGTCCATCCAGATGAGTCATAAACTAGAAGCGTCATCATCCACAATCATAAGACAATCACACAAAGGCTTCATAATGCCAAGCTGCCCATTGTTTTCTGCGTTGGAGAAGTTCTATTGTTCTAATGTCCTAATTGTTTTTAGAAACTAGGTCGGGACGCCAGAACAGGTGTAGggtagactttttttttatttttttttttattataattttgctCAATAGAACAGATTTCCTAGAAAGTTAATGCTCACTTAAAGTGGCGGTCATGTTTTGAAGCAATCATCTATCCATAGGGTAATATCCCGATTGCTGGGATCCCAGCTGTTCTGAGAACTGGGCGCTGAAGATCTGAGTGCAATGGAGGTCAAGCAAGGGCAGCTCTGCGCCAAAGATCAGCCAAGCGCAGCTCTTGGCTTACTCGTGCAATTTCACGAACCATAAATTGAGCAGAGGAGTGCATGTAGACAAAGCCCCTTTCTTGGCATCAGGGGCATCCCAATGGTCAGAACCCCAGAGTTTATGCTGTGGACAGCTAAACTCTTCCAAATTTGGCACCACACCTTTTTTAAAAGGGAGTTCTGTCACCCGATGCTTtatggcggggccaatcatttatagaAGTCTTCCCATCTGATTGTTTTCccctcaatctccaccccaccccTCCCTCTTTATTTGATTGCCAGCTTTGGCTTTATAGAGCCTGAGAAGGGAGGAGATAGGTGGGAAGGTGTTTAGAAATGATCGGCCCTGCTGTGATGCATCGAGCACCTGTATTTAGTTTCAAGTCATTCTGTGCTGGCAGTCCCTTTAAGTGGACGTTACCTTTTTCTAAATGTGTTCAAGTGAACAAAATTAAAATGGATGCATTGCCCATGAGCAAGTTAACACTGATAAGTTTTTTGCAATCAAAACCTAGGTCCTTTGTGTATTTCCTAGTACGGTAATTACATTGCTATAAGTGACATGGGACAAGGAAGTGGTTGATGCTTCAATTGTTAGCTGTGTCACcatcctttaaaggggttgtctactactgaaCACCCCGTTAATAGGCTTCAAAAGATAAAACAAAATCCTTCCatcccccactttttttttttttttaatgctggcgCAGACTGGTTGCATTGCTCACTTGATGGTCCTGATAGTTGATCCTAACATAGAGGAATGGAGCTCTGGATATGGAGGAGCACTCTGTATAAATCTTCTAAATAGAGCCGCTGATCAGTGGACAATTAGTACCGCAGGTGTAGATGCAGATTTTTGTAACCAGAGATGTAGACCATTATCTTTCTGGTTGTTCCTCTGTCATGTATTTGTTTGACTTGACCCTATGCATGCTGTAAAATATCTGAAAATCAGAGGTGGTTCAGCCACTTAATCTTCCTGGCACTGGCCACCAGCAGTGATGTTTTGACACATTTCACCGTGGCAGACAGACATTAGTGGCATTAGGCAAAATTAGTGACCGTGCACCTCTAGATGGCTGTTGGCTGTGAATGGATCTATAAAACGGAGCCTGTATGCTGtccaattaaaaaataaataaaatctggcAGTATACGGACATTTCACACGCGAGAGAATGTGGCCTAAGGGATTTTACAGATCCCATTATCACTCCACATCAGATActgaataatatttacatccagtgaCCGCTGATGTCTCCTTGGATTAGTcattttctgctgtttcttctccatctggtcagaccttcatgtcaacatctcccagccacgacttGTCTTGTCACTATGATAGTTGCATCCCTGAAAATGAATTATAAAGTGTCCTATCCACCTTACTGCCTCCTCTCCCACTCCCAATACACTTTAATTCCCTGACTGTCatccccatctcacaattcattgacACAATCGGGGACTTGCCACACGCTCCCCAATTCATTTTACATTCATATCAAACATCTTTCTCccctgttcataagtccattataagtcccccttactCCCATCCCAAACCTCTCCGCTGCACCtctccacctccgggccccgatgcagctgcaTTGGCTGTATGTCTGCTCCTGACAAACACTTGGCTCCTCTTGCAGCGGCTTACCtcccagagaacaaaaggatctgaCTTTTGGAAACTCAACAGGTCTGATCCCTTCCCTGACAATGTTGGGTGGGAGGCCCGAAGACTCTCGGTGGGTTTGGACCACTTtagcagaatgagggtcttcaggttaGTGATTAGCTGTTGTCCAGCTCAAAACATGACTGGAGCTAGGGCAGAGACATTAGTGGGGGGATACGTTATACCTTAAGCTTTTGGTAAACATTTTCAATTGGCTAGACAATCCCTTCTATCAGCTGCCATTGATTTGAGGCTAAATTTTAAGTGTTTTTGGGGAGCAAGTTCTTGTCCCAGTCTTGACGACCGTATAGACAAATCCAATGCTGCAGATCAACTTTTCCAGTTATGGGATCAGTGAACATCTGCCACAAAATGGTCTACACCTGACATTTTCAGCCATCCACTATTTCAATAAAGCTGCACTCACGATAAAGTCCATACCATCACTGGAATAATGTGGAGCCAAGTTTctattgttttatatttttcatttttagtaGGACTCTAGATTATTTAGCCAAGCGTGGAAATGCCCTATTTTGTGATCCTTGGCTGGGAGGTGGAAAAGGAGCTGGTATACATGTGACCACTTTGGACGCAAGCCTCTGCAGAGTTGAGCTTGGCTCCTGGTCACAGGTAAAATACATGGCTGCCTCCATGTCCTGCTCACTAACCTATTCCTATGTATATCCAAGAGGCTGTGATCAGATTCTTCCAGAATCCTTTCTAATGTGTTTTATAGTGGGGTCATCTGGTCTGGTAATTTTATGAAGGGCCCAATTTAATGCGCAACCATAATATCCCACGCTGGCACATGTGAAGTATGTAAATCAAACGCGAATGTGAATTATCAGCACAGATCAAGCATTTAAGCAATGTGATTAGGAGATCTGTTTTGTCTAATAGTCAATGAAGACACTTATAAAATCACACAATTGTGACTGTTACTAAAATGTACTGCCCTATAAAAGTTTCAATGAGACAAtttaaagagggaaaaaaaaaagattcacaAAGAAACCA
This region of Ranitomeya imitator isolate aRanImi1 chromosome 1, aRanImi1.pri, whole genome shotgun sequence genomic DNA includes:
- the ABHD17B gene encoding alpha/beta hydrolase domain-containing protein 17B, translated to MNNLSFSELCCLFCCPPCPGKIASKLAFLPPDPTYTLICDESGSRWTLHLSERADWQYSAREKDAIECFMTRTSRGNRIACMFVRCSPNAKYTLLFSHGNAVDLGQMSSFYIGLGSRINCNIFSYDYSGYGSSSGKPTEKNLYADIDAAWIALRTRYGIRPEHVIIYGQSIGTVPSVDLAARYESAAVILHSPLTSGMRVAFPDTKKTYCFDAFPNIDKISKITSPVLIIHGTEDEVIDFSHGLALFERCQRPVEPLWVEGAGHNDVELYGQYLERLKQFVTQELVNL